A window of the Dyadobacter pollutisoli genome harbors these coding sequences:
- a CDS encoding DUF6134 family protein, whose protein sequence is MSVSGFVVFGWLFLSVWAVKAQNVYDVIVAGRTIGSLKVFDDKGKDNTETHRIESDFKIMFYKGKYSTQTNYSQGKLISATCAHHVNGDLKERTQTKSSVKSLYEVLFSGEDGKDKPKIEFNSPINSTITGLYYKEPININEVYSERYGKMCSVKKLSEGKYGVSLPDGKQGIYSYKNGLCREVKTDLAGFKLRIVLNEGKNTVN, encoded by the coding sequence ATGAGCGTTTCAGGATTTGTAGTTTTTGGATGGTTATTCCTTTCTGTTTGGGCTGTAAAAGCTCAAAATGTGTATGATGTGATCGTCGCGGGCCGTACCATCGGTTCATTAAAAGTATTTGACGATAAAGGAAAAGATAATACTGAGACCCACCGGATCGAGTCGGATTTTAAAATCATGTTTTATAAAGGCAAGTACTCGACCCAGACAAACTATTCGCAGGGAAAATTGATATCTGCCACCTGTGCGCATCATGTGAATGGTGACCTAAAAGAAAGAACTCAAACTAAAAGCAGCGTCAAATCACTGTATGAAGTATTGTTTTCCGGCGAGGATGGGAAGGACAAGCCTAAAATAGAGTTTAATAGTCCCATTAACAGCACTATTACAGGTTTATATTACAAAGAGCCTATTAACATTAATGAGGTGTATTCCGAACGATACGGTAAAATGTGCAGCGTCAAGAAACTGTCGGAAGGCAAATATGGCGTTTCACTACCAGACGGAAAACAAGGGATATATTCTTACAAAAACGGCCTTTGCCGTGAGGTAAAGACCGATTTGGCAGGATTTAAGCTGCGCATAGTTTTGAATGAAGGGAAAAATACAGTGAACTAG
- a CDS encoding serine hydrolase domain-containing protein → MRLSSTLLMSFFALAASAQQIQTERIKKIKATLPVIEKLYKDYSEKNHFPGLAFGLVVDGDLILSGANGFSEIATSVKATPGSLFRIASMSKSVTAMGILALRKEGKLKLDDPAYLYIPELKTMPSLTTDAPPITVRHLLTHAAGFPEDNPWGDRQLDTKDEELIELIKKGISFSNVPGVTYEYANLGFAMLGRIITNVSGKPYQEYINEMILKPLGMNNTIWEYSKAPKALLAHGYRYEDDVWKEEELLHDGTYGAMGGLITSIDDFSKYVAFHLSAWPPSSSPERGPILRSDVREMQMPWNFNSLNASYKYPSGRACAMTSAYGYGLRWSSDCEGRTGIGHTGGLPGFGSQWQILPEYGIGIIAHANRTYAGMATINMAVLDTVIALADLKPLPVKVSNILKQRKEQLVKLVPDWKNAEQSGIFAENFFPDRSVSHRKKELDLLLAKTGSITGSTDMNAENQLRGTFLLKGTTGDIRVYFTLSPENPALIQQLDFSLAK, encoded by the coding sequence ATGAGACTGAGTTCTACTTTACTCATGAGCTTTTTTGCCCTCGCCGCATCGGCCCAACAGATTCAGACGGAGCGTATCAAAAAGATCAAGGCTACTTTGCCGGTGATCGAAAAATTGTATAAGGACTATTCTGAAAAAAATCATTTCCCGGGCCTGGCATTCGGGCTGGTAGTGGACGGGGACCTGATACTTTCGGGAGCCAATGGTTTTTCGGAGATCGCGACGTCAGTGAAAGCCACGCCCGGATCATTGTTCAGGATTGCATCAATGTCCAAAAGTGTGACGGCAATGGGCATTCTGGCGCTGCGGAAAGAAGGTAAATTGAAACTGGACGATCCTGCCTATTTATATATCCCTGAATTGAAAACAATGCCTTCATTGACGACCGATGCTCCGCCGATCACGGTCAGGCATTTGCTGACCCACGCGGCAGGCTTTCCCGAGGATAATCCCTGGGGCGACCGGCAGCTGGATACTAAGGATGAGGAGCTGATCGAGCTGATCAAAAAAGGAATATCGTTTTCCAATGTTCCCGGTGTTACTTATGAATACGCCAATCTGGGTTTTGCGATGCTGGGCAGGATTATTACCAATGTGTCTGGCAAGCCATATCAGGAGTATATTAATGAGATGATTTTGAAGCCACTTGGAATGAATAACACGATCTGGGAATATTCCAAAGCTCCGAAAGCACTACTAGCGCACGGCTATCGGTACGAAGATGATGTGTGGAAAGAAGAGGAACTTTTGCATGATGGTACTTATGGAGCAATGGGCGGCCTGATCACTTCAATTGATGATTTTAGCAAATATGTGGCGTTTCATTTATCAGCCTGGCCACCGAGTTCATCACCGGAAAGAGGGCCGATTTTACGCAGTGACGTGCGGGAAATGCAAATGCCCTGGAATTTCAATAGTTTGAATGCCTCATACAAGTACCCGAGCGGACGCGCCTGCGCTATGACGTCGGCGTATGGCTATGGCTTACGGTGGAGCAGCGATTGCGAGGGTAGGACGGGTATCGGGCATACCGGCGGGTTACCCGGTTTTGGAAGCCAATGGCAGATCCTGCCTGAATATGGTATCGGAATAATCGCGCACGCGAACCGTACCTATGCCGGTATGGCGACCATTAACATGGCAGTTTTGGATACAGTTATTGCCCTGGCCGACCTGAAACCGCTTCCGGTAAAGGTTTCTAATATTTTGAAACAACGAAAAGAACAACTGGTCAAACTGGTCCCGGACTGGAAAAATGCGGAGCAAAGTGGCATTTTCGCCGAGAATTTCTTCCCGGACCGCTCGGTATCGCATCGTAAAAAGGAACTGGACCTGCTACTGGCCAAAACGGGCAGCATTACCGGGTCTACCGATATGAATGCGGAGAATCAGTTACGCGGCACTTTTCTGCTGAAAGGTACTACCGGTGATATCCGGGTATATTTTACATTATCGCCGGAAAACCCTGCATTGATCCAGCAACTGGACTTTTCGCTTGCCAAATAA
- a CDS encoding MFS transporter, with translation MNYSIFAPSDSRKYLRLAVAAFFFVQGLSFAAWASRIPDIKNMLHLTEGGLGTVLLALPLGLMASLPISGWMVTHYGSKKMVLIGAILYAVTLAFIGFVTRTEQLVIVLFAFGLWGNLTNIAVNTQAVAVEQVYGKSIMASFHGLWSLAGFVSAMIGSFFISVNIPPHIHFLVIAAIAFGVIFTAYKHTMPDSDRNEGEAQPMFVKPDRDLLMLGLIGFCAMVCEGAMFDWSGVYFQEAVKVPATLTTLGYVAFMGTMTGGRFAGDWLANRLGRKKMLQISGALMGTGLAIAVFLPYLVPATFGFLLVGFGVSSVVPLVYSAAGKSNTMSAGMALAAVSSISFIGFLIGPPLIGIVAQFADLRWSFAIVGMLASLTAFLSTKAKLIQ, from the coding sequence ATGAATTATTCAATTTTCGCCCCATCCGACTCCCGAAAGTATTTACGCCTTGCCGTAGCAGCTTTTTTCTTCGTTCAGGGTTTAAGCTTTGCGGCATGGGCAAGCCGCATCCCGGACATTAAGAACATGCTGCACCTGACCGAAGGGGGTTTGGGTACCGTACTTTTGGCGCTTCCTCTTGGATTAATGGCAAGTTTGCCAATCTCAGGATGGATGGTAACCCACTACGGCAGCAAGAAAATGGTCCTCATTGGTGCTATTCTTTATGCAGTAACCCTCGCATTCATCGGTTTTGTAACGAGAACAGAACAACTGGTCATCGTACTTTTCGCTTTTGGCCTTTGGGGTAACCTGACCAACATTGCGGTGAACACACAGGCAGTGGCGGTAGAGCAGGTTTACGGAAAGTCTATTATGGCATCATTTCACGGTCTCTGGAGCCTTGCAGGTTTCGTGAGCGCTATGATCGGCTCATTCTTTATTTCGGTCAATATCCCTCCTCATATTCACTTTTTAGTCATTGCAGCGATTGCGTTCGGTGTCATTTTTACAGCTTACAAGCACACAATGCCCGATAGCGACAGAAATGAAGGAGAAGCCCAGCCGATGTTTGTGAAACCAGACCGCGATTTGTTAATGCTTGGTCTGATCGGCTTCTGTGCAATGGTTTGTGAAGGCGCTATGTTCGACTGGAGTGGTGTATATTTCCAGGAAGCGGTTAAAGTCCCTGCCACGCTGACAACCCTTGGTTACGTAGCCTTTATGGGTACGATGACAGGTGGCCGTTTTGCAGGCGACTGGTTAGCAAACCGTCTTGGAAGAAAGAAAATGTTACAGATCAGCGGTGCTTTAATGGGTACCGGATTAGCTATTGCAGTATTCCTTCCTTATTTAGTTCCCGCCACATTTGGCTTCCTGTTGGTTGGATTTGGAGTTTCGTCCGTTGTACCTCTTGTGTACAGCGCAGCCGGAAAATCAAACACAATGTCAGCCGGTATGGCACTTGCGGCAGTATCCTCTATCAGTTTCATCGGCTTCTTAATCGGGCCTCCATTGATCGGGATCGTAGCCCAGTTCGCTGACCTTCGCTGGTCATTTGCGATCGTAGGAATGTTGGCTTCATTGACAGCATTTTTGTCAACCAAAGCGAAATTGATCCAATAG
- a CDS encoding alpha/beta fold hydrolase has translation MLVSLLLFAVCIPQIKAQKDSLRNLDIDLTNYRCPFPVSYIEFESQGEKLKMAYMDVKSEKPNGRSIMLLHGKNFNGAYWEQTAKVLADKGYRVIIPDQIGFGKSTKPAHFQYSFHELAANTKRILDHLNVTKITVLGHSMGGMVATRFTIMYPEVVEKFILENPIGLEDYKLKVPFQPIDKWYQTELKSDFNSIKSYQLNSYYDGKWKEQYTPWVNLLAGWTLNKDYPRIAWNSALTYDMIYTQPVCYEFEKITAPTLLIIGQRDRSAVGKNLAPEAVRQSLGNYPELGRQTKAKIKNSELVELENIGHLPHIEDFDRFIQPLVKFLER, from the coding sequence ATGCTAGTTTCACTACTGCTTTTCGCGGTCTGTATACCTCAGATAAAAGCTCAGAAAGACTCACTACGAAACCTGGACATTGATCTTACCAACTATCGATGCCCGTTCCCAGTGTCTTACATTGAGTTCGAATCGCAAGGTGAAAAGCTAAAAATGGCATATATGGACGTTAAATCAGAGAAGCCCAATGGCAGAAGTATCATGCTGCTGCATGGGAAGAATTTTAATGGGGCCTACTGGGAACAAACTGCGAAGGTGCTGGCTGACAAAGGGTACCGGGTCATTATCCCAGATCAGATCGGATTCGGAAAATCTACCAAACCAGCCCACTTTCAATACTCTTTTCACGAATTAGCTGCCAACACAAAAAGGATACTGGACCACCTGAATGTGACTAAAATTACAGTTCTGGGGCATTCCATGGGCGGGATGGTCGCTACCAGGTTTACGATTATGTATCCCGAAGTGGTTGAAAAATTCATTCTGGAAAATCCGATCGGACTGGAAGATTACAAACTGAAAGTACCTTTTCAACCGATAGACAAATGGTATCAGACTGAGCTGAAAAGCGATTTTAATTCCATTAAAAGCTATCAGCTGAACAGCTATTATGACGGAAAATGGAAAGAGCAGTACACGCCATGGGTAAATCTGCTGGCTGGCTGGACATTAAATAAAGATTATCCCCGCATTGCCTGGAACTCCGCGCTGACCTACGATATGATCTACACCCAGCCGGTTTGCTACGAATTTGAAAAAATAACCGCTCCGACTCTGCTCATCATCGGGCAGCGTGATCGAAGTGCCGTTGGTAAAAACTTAGCGCCTGAAGCGGTTAGACAATCACTTGGAAATTATCCGGAACTTGGCAGGCAAACGAAAGCAAAAATCAAGAACAGCGAGTTGGTCGAACTGGAAAATATTGGTCATTTGCCTCACATTGAAGATTTTGACAGATTTATTCAACCATTAGTAAAGTTTTTGGAACGCTAG
- a CDS encoding sugar phosphate isomerase/epimerase family protein has translation MLKLGFNSAILADFGLEHVIQFAGNHGFSCVEMMCWPADNADSRRYAGVTHIDVNDLSDQRISYIRHLLKEANIFISALGYYPNPLDPDLGRSEYYIEHIKQVIRGAAKLDIPVVTTFIGRDPSKSIKDNLARFADVWPAIVKVAEEHNVKIGIENCPMFFTDDEWPGGKNLAISPAVWDKMFEIIPSPIFGLNYDPSHMIWQMMDELKPIYDYKDRLHHVHLKDAKVYKDKLDRVGILANPLEYHSPKLPGLGDVNWRGFFAALTDVRYRGPVVIEVEDKAYEGNVTDVQSAILTSRNYLKQFLG, from the coding sequence ATGCTTAAACTAGGTTTTAATAGTGCCATACTCGCTGATTTCGGCCTTGAACATGTCATTCAATTTGCGGGTAATCATGGTTTTTCGTGCGTAGAAATGATGTGCTGGCCTGCGGACAATGCCGACAGCCGCAGATATGCAGGCGTGACACACATTGATGTCAATGATCTTTCTGACCAAAGAATAAGTTATATCCGCCACTTGCTAAAAGAGGCCAATATTTTCATTTCGGCGCTGGGTTACTACCCGAATCCGCTCGATCCGGACCTTGGCCGTTCGGAGTATTACATTGAACACATTAAACAGGTGATCCGTGGAGCAGCAAAGCTTGACATCCCGGTGGTGACTACATTCATCGGACGTGACCCATCCAAAAGTATTAAGGATAATCTGGCCCGTTTTGCCGACGTCTGGCCTGCTATTGTGAAAGTGGCGGAAGAGCATAATGTCAAAATCGGGATCGAAAACTGTCCGATGTTCTTTACAGACGATGAATGGCCTGGCGGTAAGAACCTGGCAATCAGCCCTGCGGTGTGGGATAAGATGTTCGAAATTATTCCCAGCCCGATCTTTGGCCTGAACTATGATCCATCACATATGATATGGCAAATGATGGACGAACTGAAACCTATTTACGATTATAAGGACCGCCTGCACCACGTGCATTTAAAAGATGCCAAAGTGTATAAAGATAAACTGGATAGGGTAGGCATCCTGGCCAATCCGCTGGAATACCATTCTCCTAAGTTACCAGGATTGGGAGATGTAAACTGGCGCGGCTTCTTTGCGGCGCTCACGGACGTTCGCTATCGCGGGCCTGTCGTGATTGAGGTGGAAGATAAAGCTTACGAAGGAAATGTGACGGACGTACAAAGCGCGATCCTGACAAGCCGCAATTATTTGAAACAGTTTTTGGGGTAA